One Acidimicrobiia bacterium DNA window includes the following coding sequences:
- the purS gene encoding phosphoribosylformylglycinamidine synthase, purS protein: MLFSVLVETRLRPGIADPQGATIERSLPTLGFEGIRGVRVGKAIRFDLEAPDETAALAQATAVTQQFLINPVIEAADVSVSVTESV, encoded by the coding sequence ATGCTCTTTTCGGTGTTGGTGGAGACCCGCCTCCGTCCTGGGATCGCCGATCCGCAGGGCGCCACGATCGAACGGTCATTACCCACGTTGGGCTTCGAGGGGATTCGGGGCGTACGGGTGGGGAAGGCGATTCGCTTCGACCTCGAGGCCCCCGACGAAACCGCGGCGCTGGCCCAGGCCACCGCGGTGACCCAGCAATTTCTGATCAATCCGGTGATCGAGGCGGCTGATGTGTCCGTTTCGGTGACCGAATCCGTCTAA
- a CDS encoding phosphoribosylaminoimidazolesuccinocarboxamide synthase, translating into MTLPLPHLYSGKVRDIYGVGDHQLLMVTSDRLSAFDVVLDEPIKHKGRVLTAISAFWFEVLGDIAGSHLVSTDAHDLAPEVLAAEPDLAGRIMLCRRAEMLSIECIVRGYLSGSAWKEYQAHGTMHGQALPPGLRESDRLPEPVFTPSTKSDVHDENISFAQAVDLVGESVANEARDISLALYSRGAELARESGIIIADTKFELGLIDGALVVCDEIMTPDSSRFWPVDAWVPGTTPPSFDKQPVRDYLETLDWDKNPPPPPLPPEVVTATSHRYIDAYERITGRSFAMWPGVS; encoded by the coding sequence ATGACGTTGCCTCTACCCCATCTGTATTCCGGCAAGGTTCGCGACATCTACGGCGTGGGTGACCACCAGTTGTTGATGGTCACCTCGGACCGCCTCTCGGCGTTCGACGTGGTGCTCGACGAGCCGATCAAGCACAAGGGCCGGGTGCTCACCGCCATCTCCGCCTTCTGGTTCGAGGTTCTCGGCGACATTGCCGGCAGCCATCTCGTGTCTACCGATGCGCACGATCTCGCCCCGGAGGTGTTGGCCGCCGAGCCGGATCTAGCCGGGCGCATCATGCTGTGCCGCCGGGCTGAGATGCTTTCGATTGAGTGCATCGTGCGGGGGTATCTCTCCGGCTCGGCGTGGAAGGAGTACCAGGCGCACGGCACGATGCACGGACAAGCACTGCCGCCGGGGCTGCGAGAGAGCGACCGACTCCCGGAACCAGTGTTCACCCCATCGACCAAGAGCGATGTTCACGACGAGAACATCTCCTTCGCTCAGGCGGTGGACCTCGTGGGGGAGTCGGTGGCTAACGAGGCTCGGGATATCTCGCTGGCTCTTTACAGTCGAGGGGCGGAACTGGCCCGTGAAAGCGGAATCATCATTGCCGATACCAAGTTCGAACTCGGGCTGATCGACGGTGCCCTAGTGGTCTGCGACGAGATCATGACGCCGGACTCGAGTCGCTTCTGGCCGGTCGATGCCTGGGTGCCGGGTACCACGCCCCCCAGTTTCGACAAGCAACCCGTGCGCGACTATCTCGAGACGTTGGATTGGGATAAGAACCCGCCGCCGCCGCCCCTGCCGCCGGAAGTGGTCACCGCTACCTCTCATCGCTACATCGACGCTTACGAACGAATCACCGGACGGTCGTTTGCGATGTGGCCGGGCGTCTCTTGA
- a CDS encoding adenylosuccinate lyase has product MPGVQIPNVLAARYASAPMAGIWSPEHKVVLERQLWVAVMRAQADLGVVWPPTAIDDYIAVIDKVDLESIEARERITRHDVKARIEEFSALAGHELIHAGMTSRDVTENVEQLQVRAALELIRDRMVTALARLAERAGEYAEVVMTGRSHNVAAQATTLGKRFANAGEELLQAFRRVEELLARYPLRGIKGPVGTQQDMADLLGSAEKVDALEASVAAHLGFGEMLTNVGQVYPRSLDLDVVAALVQAAAGPASLATTIRLMAGLELATEGFQPGQVGSSAMPHKMNSRSCERINGLLVVLRGHLSMVGELAGDQWNEGDVSCSVVRRVALPDAFLAADGLFQTFLAVVEDFGAYRPVIDRELERYLPFLTTTKVLMGAVRAGVGREVAHEAIKEHAVAVALSMREEGATGNDLLDRLAAEDRLPLDRAALDALVGEPLSFVGTALAQVGVFMAQVEVVVARHPGAIGYRPEAIL; this is encoded by the coding sequence ATGCCTGGAGTGCAAATCCCCAACGTACTGGCGGCCCGTTATGCCAGCGCCCCGATGGCGGGGATCTGGTCGCCGGAACACAAGGTGGTGCTTGAGCGCCAACTCTGGGTGGCGGTGATGCGAGCGCAGGCCGATCTGGGGGTGGTGTGGCCGCCGACCGCCATCGACGACTACATCGCCGTGATCGACAAGGTGGACCTTGAGAGCATCGAGGCGCGTGAGCGCATCACCCGCCACGACGTCAAAGCCCGGATCGAGGAGTTCTCCGCCTTGGCGGGTCACGAGTTGATTCACGCTGGGATGACCTCGCGCGACGTCACCGAGAACGTTGAGCAATTGCAGGTGCGCGCCGCGCTCGAACTCATAAGGGATCGAATGGTCACGGCCTTGGCCCGCCTGGCCGAGCGGGCGGGGGAGTATGCCGAAGTGGTGATGACCGGTCGGAGCCACAACGTGGCCGCCCAGGCCACGACGTTGGGCAAGCGCTTTGCCAACGCCGGCGAGGAGTTGCTGCAGGCGTTCCGCCGCGTGGAGGAGTTGCTGGCCCGCTATCCCTTGCGGGGCATCAAGGGTCCGGTGGGTACGCAGCAGGACATGGCCGATCTCCTTGGTAGTGCCGAGAAGGTCGATGCCCTGGAGGCATCGGTGGCCGCTCACCTCGGCTTCGGCGAAATGCTCACCAACGTGGGCCAGGTGTACCCGCGCTCCCTCGACCTCGACGTGGTGGCCGCGCTGGTACAGGCGGCGGCCGGCCCGGCCAGCCTGGCCACCACGATTCGCCTTATGGCCGGGCTCGAACTGGCTACCGAGGGGTTTCAGCCCGGGCAGGTGGGCTCCTCCGCCATGCCCCACAAAATGAACAGTCGTTCCTGTGAGCGCATCAACGGACTCTTGGTGGTGCTGCGAGGCCACCTCTCGATGGTTGGCGAACTGGCGGGTGATCAGTGGAACGAGGGGGATGTGTCTTGCTCGGTGGTGCGACGGGTGGCGCTGCCGGATGCGTTTTTGGCCGCCGATGGCCTGTTCCAGACGTTCCTGGCCGTGGTGGAGGATTTCGGTGCCTACCGACCAGTGATCGATCGCGAACTGGAGCGGTATCTGCCGTTCCTCACCACCACCAAGGTGCTGATGGGGGCCGTGCGAGCGGGGGTGGGCCGCGAGGTGGCCCACGAGGCCATCAAGGAGCATGCCGTGGCCGTGGCGCTCTCGATGCGGGAGGAGGGGGCGACGGGCAATGATCTGCTCGACCGCCTTGCCGCCGAGGATCGCCTCCCGTTGGATCGTGCCGCCCTCGACGCCCTAGTGGGCGAGCCGTTGAGTTTTGTGGGCACCGCCCTGGCCCAGGTGGGGGTCTTTATGGCGCAGGTGGAGGTTGTGGTGGCCCGTCATCCCGGCGCCATTGGGTACCGTCCCGAGGCGATCTTGTAG